Below is a window of Tsuneonella deserti DNA.
CGGTTTTCGACGGCGGCGGCGGGGATAATGTCTTTTTCGCGTCGCGGTCGGTGTCGATGCTGGCCGATTGCCTGCTGACCGCCGGGTTCGACCGGCGCTTCAGGTCTGCGGCGGAAGCGCTCGGCGATCTCGCGCAGGTCGGGATGCCGCGCCTGGTCGCCAAGGCCATGCATCGCGCGTGGTGGCGGACACGGACGCCGCGGCACGCAGCAGCCGACCAATTCCTCAGCCCCGACCTCAGGCGCGAGCTTGGTCGAACCACCGCTCACGAGTGGCTTCAACCGCCCCCGTCTGCACTGCCCGGGCGGGCAGCCCATGTAGGCCTGCTCGTCCCGGCCCAGAGCATGGTCGAAGCGGTCAACGCCGGCGCACCGTACGAGGCCGTGTCGCCGCTTGCGTCCCAGCCGGTCATCGAAGCCTGCCTTCGCATCCCGAGCTGGCTCTGGCTTGCGCGAGGCCGTGACCGGGCAGCCGCGCGCGCCGCCTTTCAGGAGCGGCTCCCCGCCGCCATCGTCGACCGCCGCTCAAAGGGCACGCCCACGACATTCGTGGCGCAGATCCTCGAACGAAACCGCATAACCATTCGGGACATGCTGCTCGGCGGCTGGCTGGCCGGACAGGGCTTGATCGACACGGCCGCCCTTTCACGCCTGTTCAACGACGATACCCCGGCGCACGACTTGAGCTTCGTATCGCTGATGACGCTCGTTGACGCGGAAGCCTGGGCGCGCGCCCAGGGCTAACGCTCGGGCGTCGCGTCTGCGCTCGGGTGGGCGGCGCGGAACGATTGCCACCGGGCATATTGCGCCGCCTTTGCCGGATCGGGATCTACCCGGTGCTGGAGCCAGAATGAGAACCAGTCGAGGTTGCGCTCGTAGACGGCCTGGCGGTGGACCGGTTGGACCTTCGTATGAAACTCGTCGGGATAGACATACATTTCGACGGGCTTGCCCTGCTCGCGCAGGGCCGCGTAGGCCTCGAGAGCGAGCCTGTATTCGGTGTCGGCGAGCTGCATCAGGAGCGGCGTGTCGATCCGGGCTGCATTTTGGGCGAGCGACATATCTCGCCAGAATGCGCGGCCGTCGGCCGTGCCCGGGGGATAGCCCATCCGGCGAAGCTGGTCGGCCCATCCGATCCCGCCAAATGCCATCGTCGTCAGCGGCTCCAGGCAGCACGTGCTTATCGCCGCTGCCGCGAAGGCATCTGAATTGATCAAGGCGAAGGCAACGGTCGCCGCGCCATCGCTCAGCCCCGAGATGCCCACCCGCTGCGGATCGATCGTGCCGGTTTCGATCGCTTTCGATACGCCGCCCAGCACCGAGGACAGCAGGCTCTTGCGCTCCGCCCAGCCGCGTTGGTTGGCTGCATTGATCGCCTCCCAATCTTTCAGGCTCGGATCGGCGGCGGCAGCGAATGTCGGGCGCTGGATGCTCAGGACCGCGAAGCCGCGCTGCGCGAGGAGGAAGATCGGATATTCGTCACCCGTCCCCCCGCGCAGGAAGCCGAGGCTGTAATATTGAACGACGACCAGCGGCAGCCGATCTCCCGCCTTATGGTCCGGAGGCAGGACAAGGTCGCCCCAGCTCTCGAGCCCGATGGCATTTTTCCACCGCAACCGCCTCACGGACCCGAGCCGAATGCCGTCGAAGTCCGGATTGGGGTTGAACAACGTCGCGATGGCGCCGGTCCGTGTGTCGATCGACACCAGGCGGCGCGGCTGGGTGCTCGTCTCGTGCGTGCAGATCAGCGAAGCGCCCGCCTGGACGCAGCCGTGCAGCACATCGCCGGTACGCATGACGGGAACGGCAGCCGAGGCGCCGACGGACCAACGATAAAGACCCAGCATCTCGTTGTTCCAGCCCTCTCGGCGTAGGAACAGGACCGAGCCTCCTTGCCACCAGATCGAGACGATGCCCCCTGAACAGCTCTCTTGGGCGCAGGCGACGGTTCGACCTCGCGGGTCCGTGGCGGTCAGGACGGCGGGCGCGAGCGGGGATGGCTGGCGCCGTTCGACCCACGCCCTGCGGCCATCCGGGCCGATTGCCGCGGCGTCCACCGGATATCCGGGAAGGCCCGGGACTTGCAGGCGTTCGCGGTCTTCGCCTTCTGCCGGAGCGATGCGACCTGAGGACAGGTCGACGGTAAAGACGTCGATCGCGTGTGCAGCCGCAATGGCCGGCCGCGGCGAGATATCGGCAATGACCCGCTCGTCGTAGAGCCAGCCTAGCTTGCCCTCCTCGTCGATCGATTGCCTTTGGGCGGCGATCCCGCGCCAAATGGCATAGATCAGCCGCCGCCCGTCGGCGCTCCAGGCCGCAGCCATGACATCATGCCCGTCCATCGATACGGGACGGGCCTCGCCGCCTTCGGCATCGACGACCCAGGCCCGCGTAACGCCGCCGTCGCGCCGCCGATAGGCGATGCGTCGGCCGTCGGCGGACCAGACCGGCGTGATCACCTCCGGAGCGCCGCTGGCCAGGTAGTAGCCTCGAACCGGATCGTCGACCAGGATCGGGTCGCCACCGCGATCGAGGATTCGTGGAGGCCCCGGCGCCCGTGCCGAACTGACGACCAGGGCTCGACAGTAGCTGTTCGAAGCGAGGTCCGCCCTCGTGAGCAAATACGCGACGCGTGCCCCGTCAGGCGAGACCGCGAGCGGACTGGGACCGGTGAACGTCGGCGAACTGAGCGTGCCGATCTCGCGAAGCTCGATCAAGTCCTTGGCGGCGAGCGACTTCGCCGGCTGGGGAGCATCCGTTCCGGCAGCGACAAGGCTCTCGCAAGCCGCGACGGCCGGGCTGCCGAGCGTCGCGGCGCAGGCAAAGGCCGCGAGCGCGATGGCGAGGTGTACAAACCTTACCATTTCTTGCGAACCTCGATCGCAAGCAGTCGCCCGATAGGCGAGTAGTTCGTTGAATCGTACGGTGTCTGGTAGGGAGCACCGACGCTGATCGGATCCGGCTTATCGTTAAGGAGGTTCTGCACCGACAGCGCGAATTCCGTACCCTCCAGCGGGCTGCCCGTCCCTTCGACCCGATAGCGCGCCGTCAGGTCGAGCATCGTCATCCCGTCGATGCCACGGGCTGGCGAGAAGCGCGTGTCCCGCACGCCGCCGATATAGCTCAGCGCGGCGGTCAAGGTGAGCGGGCCGCCCGACCAGCTTGCGGAGCCCTGTCCGCGCCAGTGCGGCGGATTGAAGATCGTGCCCGCCAGCGGTTCCACGGGCTGGCCGGCCGCGAGTTGCTGCTCGCTTTTGAGGTAAGCGACATTGGCCGAAAAGGTCAGCTGCTGGCCCGGGCCGATCGACGTGGCATAGCTTGCAAGAACGTCGATGCCGTGCGCGGTCTGGCGTCCCGCATTGACATAGGCATTGTCGACGACCGCTATGATGTTGGCAGGGTCGTAGGAAACGCCCGTGTAGTTGATGAAGGAACCCGTGCTGGCGAGCGCAGCCGCCTGCTCGGCAGAGTTCGGGTTTAGGATGACCTGGTCGCGGTAGGACGGATTACTGAGCGACTGCGACAGCAGCGTGATCGGCGAGACGATACGGTCGCGATAGGCGATATGGAAATAGCCGACCGCGAACGCGAGGCCGGGTGCCGCGCGGGGTTGCAGGTCGACGGTCGCCGACCAGGTCGTGGCCCGCTCCGGTTCGAGAGCCGGATTGCCGCCGACCAGCAGGATTGCGCCGGAGGTCGGGCTTGAACCGGACGCCCCGAGAAGCGCCGAAGGGTAGAGGACGGCGGTGCGGGGCTGGTACTGCTGGAACAGGGTCGGCGCGCGAAACGATTGCCCCCAGCTGCCTTTCATGGAGACGTCGGGCGTGATGGCCCACGCGGCGCCCACCTTGGGCGTGACCACGCCGCCGATGCCAGGGTAGCGTTCGTACCGAACAGCGACGTCGAGATCGAAGCGATGAACGAAGCGAAGGCCCTGTTCGGACCCGACGAGCGGCAGGCTTACCTCCCCGTAGGCAAAATAGCTGTCTTGCCGGGACACCGAGTTGATGGCGGCGCCGAGCGCGGCCGAGAAGCGGTCGAACCCGATTTCGCGGTATCCGGCACCGATCGCGACTTTGGACATGCCGCCGGGGAGTTCGACGACATGGCCGCTCCCCGAGACCTCGACGGACCTGGCGGTATTTCGATAGTAGTTCCACCCTGCGTCGCTGCAGTCGGCGCCGGCGCACTGGACCTGATGGAAGTCCACCCGCTCCATTCCGTAGGTGCCCGTGAGGGCCAGGCGCCAGTTCGCCGGGAGGCTGAGTTCCAGCGACGGGGCAAGTCCGTAGGATTTGTCGATTGAATGAAAGGTCGCCCGACCCGCGTTCAGGTCGCCGCTGGGCAGGGTCGGCATGACCGAATCGCTCCAGCGGATGTTGTAGAGGCCGTCGATGCTGAGGGAGAGATCGCCGGCGAGGTCTTTCCGCCCGCTGGCGACGACGCTGTGGTGCCGCAGCGCCGGGAAGAGGTCGAGCCCCGGCGACCGGGAGCTGGCATAGGAGCGGTCGTGGGCGCGGATCGCGCTGTTGCTGCCATATTCATAAGCCGCCCAGACCCCGCCGCTCGACCAGGTGGCGCCGGCGAGCGCGTCGTAGCGCTGCTGGAAACCGCCGCCGTCGGTCGAGGTCGCGAGGCGTACGCCCGTCTCCAGTCCCGAATAGCGCTTGCGAAGGATGATGTTGGCGACCCCGGCAACCGCGTCCGACCCGTAAATGGCCGAAGCGCCGTCCGGTACGACTTCGACCCGCTCGATTGCGGCAAGCGGGATCGCCGACACGTCGACGCTCTGGAGCGCGGCAGTGTAGGCCAGCCGGTGTCCGTTGAGCAGGGTCAAGGTGGCGTCGCTTCCGAGGCCGCGCAGGTTGAGCGACGAGCCGCCGCCGACATCGCCTCCGCTCGCCGTAGGGACATTCGCGCCGATTCCCGGGTTCTGGCCGCCACCAAAGCTCTGCGGAATCCTGCGCGCGACTTCACCGAGGTCGGAGAGGCCCTGGGCGCGAATATCGTCCTCGCCGATTGCGATGACCGGAGACGCGACAGGCGCCCCGCGAATGCGCGTACCGGTCACGAGGATCTCCGCCTCCGCGGTCGCTGAGGACACGTCAGCGGCGGCGGCGAGAATAGGGCGGATGACGAACGCGCCGTCGACGAGCGTGAAGGAAAGCCCGGTGCCCGCAAGCAGCCGTGCGAC
It encodes the following:
- a CDS encoding TonB-dependent receptor domain-containing protein, giving the protein MRPNWAGAAVAALLMTAMPEMAAAQSEDVRTYDIPAQDLAGALKAFAVASGREVIAPSETLEGKRSAPVVGQLAPDQAVARLLAGTGLSFTLVDGAFVIRPILAAAADVSSATAEAEILVTGTRIRGAPVASPVIAIGEDDIRAQGLSDLGEVARRIPQSFGGGQNPGIGANVPTASGGDVGGGSSLNLRGLGSDATLTLLNGHRLAYTAALQSVDVSAIPLAAIERVEVVPDGASAIYGSDAVAGVANIILRKRYSGLETGVRLATSTDGGGFQQRYDALAGATWSSGGVWAAYEYGSNSAIRAHDRSYASSRSPGLDLFPALRHHSVVASGRKDLAGDLSLSIDGLYNIRWSDSVMPTLPSGDLNAGRATFHSIDKSYGLAPSLELSLPANWRLALTGTYGMERVDFHQVQCAGADCSDAGWNYYRNTARSVEVSGSGHVVELPGGMSKVAIGAGYREIGFDRFSAALGAAINSVSRQDSYFAYGEVSLPLVGSEQGLRFVHRFDLDVAVRYERYPGIGGVVTPKVGAAWAITPDVSMKGSWGQSFRAPTLFQQYQPRTAVLYPSALLGASGSSPTSGAILLVGGNPALEPERATTWSATVDLQPRAAPGLAFAVGYFHIAYRDRIVSPITLLSQSLSNPSYRDQVILNPNSAEQAAALASTGSFINYTGVSYDPANIIAVVDNAYVNAGRQTAHGIDVLASYATSIGPGQQLTFSANVAYLKSEQQLAAGQPVEPLAGTIFNPPHWRGQGSASWSGGPLTLTAALSYIGGVRDTRFSPARGIDGMTMLDLTARYRVEGTGSPLEGTEFALSVQNLLNDKPDPISVGAPYQTPYDSTNYSPIGRLLAIEVRKKW
- a CDS encoding Atxe2 family lasso peptide isopeptidase; amino-acid sequence: MVRFVHLAIALAAFACAATLGSPAVAACESLVAAGTDAPQPAKSLAAKDLIELREIGTLSSPTFTGPSPLAVSPDGARVAYLLTRADLASNSYCRALVVSSARAPGPPRILDRGGDPILVDDPVRGYYLASGAPEVITPVWSADGRRIAYRRRDGGVTRAWVVDAEGGEARPVSMDGHDVMAAAWSADGRRLIYAIWRGIAAQRQSIDEEGKLGWLYDERVIADISPRPAIAAAHAIDVFTVDLSSGRIAPAEGEDRERLQVPGLPGYPVDAAAIGPDGRRAWVERRQPSPLAPAVLTATDPRGRTVACAQESCSGGIVSIWWQGGSVLFLRREGWNNEMLGLYRWSVGASAAVPVMRTGDVLHGCVQAGASLICTHETSTQPRRLVSIDTRTGAIATLFNPNPDFDGIRLGSVRRLRWKNAIGLESWGDLVLPPDHKAGDRLPLVVVQYYSLGFLRGGTGDEYPIFLLAQRGFAVLSIQRPTFAAAADPSLKDWEAINAANQRGWAERKSLLSSVLGGVSKAIETGTIDPQRVGISGLSDGAATVAFALINSDAFAAAAISTCCLEPLTTMAFGGIGWADQLRRMGYPPGTADGRAFWRDMSLAQNAARIDTPLLMQLADTEYRLALEAYAALREQGKPVEMYVYPDEFHTKVQPVHRQAVYERNLDWFSFWLQHRVDPDPAKAAQYARWQSFRAAHPSADATPER